One window of Sphingomonas sp. KC8 genomic DNA carries:
- a CDS encoding NAD(P)/FAD-dependent oxidoreductase, with amino-acid sequence MSVGQYDVLIVGAGHGGAQAALMLRQQKFEGTVALLGDEPEPPYERPPLSKDYFSGEKSFERILIRPATFWAERNVDLLLNRRVTAVDPAAHQVTLADGSTIGYGKLIWATGGSPRRLACEGHGVKGVHGVRTRADVDQMMTELDATTDVVVIGGGYIGLEAAAVLAKFGKTVTVLEALDRVLARVAGEPLSRFYEAEHRAHGVDVRLGVSVDCILENDGRATGVRLADGTVLPAQMVIVGIGIIPAVEPLLAAGASGGNGVDVDGLCRTSLPDIFAIGDCAAHENAFADGARIRLESVQNANDQANVVAKTIMGATDAYHAVPWFWSNQYDLRLQTVGLSTGHDALVMRGDPAERSFSVVYLKGGKVIALDCVNATKDYVQGRALVVGGIAPPLDQLGDASVPLKSLVG; translated from the coding sequence ATGAGCGTGGGACAATATGACGTTCTGATCGTAGGCGCGGGGCATGGCGGCGCGCAGGCCGCCTTGATGCTGCGTCAGCAGAAGTTCGAAGGCACCGTGGCGCTGCTCGGCGATGAGCCGGAACCCCCTTATGAGCGGCCGCCGCTCTCCAAGGATTATTTTTCGGGAGAGAAAAGTTTCGAACGCATCCTGATTCGTCCGGCCACTTTCTGGGCCGAACGCAATGTCGATCTGCTGCTCAACCGCCGGGTGACGGCGGTCGATCCGGCCGCGCATCAGGTGACGCTCGCCGATGGATCGACGATCGGTTACGGCAAGTTGATCTGGGCGACCGGCGGATCGCCGCGCCGCCTGGCCTGTGAAGGCCACGGGGTAAAGGGCGTGCACGGCGTGCGCACCCGCGCCGATGTCGATCAGATGATGACCGAGCTGGACGCAACCACCGATGTCGTCGTGATCGGCGGCGGCTATATCGGCCTTGAGGCCGCCGCCGTCCTCGCCAAGTTCGGCAAGACGGTGACGGTGCTCGAAGCGCTTGATCGCGTACTGGCCCGCGTCGCCGGCGAACCGCTGTCGCGATTCTACGAAGCCGAACACCGCGCCCATGGCGTCGACGTGCGCCTTGGCGTTTCGGTCGATTGCATCCTTGAAAACGATGGCCGGGCAACCGGCGTACGGCTGGCGGACGGCACCGTTCTGCCCGCCCAGATGGTGATCGTCGGCATCGGCATCATCCCGGCTGTCGAACCGCTGCTGGCCGCGGGCGCATCCGGCGGCAACGGCGTCGATGTGGACGGCCTGTGCCGCACCAGCCTGCCCGATATCTTCGCGATCGGGGACTGCGCCGCGCATGAAAATGCGTTCGCCGATGGCGCGCGCATCCGCCTCGAATCGGTCCAGAATGCCAATGATCAGGCCAATGTCGTGGCCAAGACGATCATGGGCGCGACCGATGCCTATCACGCCGTGCCGTGGTTCTGGTCGAACCAGTATGATCTGCGCCTGCAGACGGTGGGCCTGTCGACCGGCCATGATGCGCTGGTGATGCGCGGCGATCCGGCGGAACGCAGCTTTTCGGTCGTCTATCTGAAAGGCGGCAAGGTCATCGCGCTCGATTGCGTCAATGCGACCAAGGATTATGTCCAGGGCCGTGCGCTGGTGGTGGGTGGCATTGCGCCGCCGCTCGATCAGCTGGGCGACGCATCCGTCCCTCTCAAATCGCTCGTCGGCTGA
- a CDS encoding tyrosine-type recombinase/integrase, with product MPLTDTAIRNAKPKEKPYKVADSQGLYLLVNPRGSKLWRVKYRINGVERKLAIGSYPEITLAEARSARDAARRQLAHDIDPNFAKRQARIEASMRAENSFAKVAEELIAKREKEGVSPRTLEKYHWLLKLLGSEFGRRPVAEISPAELLHEIKHHERRGRYETAKRLRSFASRVFRYAAATARAERDPAQLLLGALIQPRVKHFAAITDPVGFGGLLRSIEDYEGDPAVMHALKLTPHLFQRPGELRQMEWAEINFEKAIWTLPPEKMKMRQPHAVPLSRQALEILASMRGLTGKGNYVFPSVRTRARPISENTITGALRRMGYTKEQMTTHGFRTSASSLLNESGKWNPDAIERALAHMVSGEIRRIYNQSAYWAERVEMAQWWSDYLDELREGGNR from the coding sequence ATGCCGCTGACCGATACCGCGATCCGAAACGCAAAACCCAAGGAAAAGCCCTACAAAGTGGCGGATTCGCAGGGGCTTTATTTGCTGGTCAATCCGAGAGGCAGCAAGCTTTGGCGTGTGAAATACCGTATCAACGGTGTGGAGCGAAAGCTGGCGATTGGGTCTTATCCGGAAATCACGCTAGCAGAGGCGCGTTCGGCACGCGACGCGGCTCGCCGGCAATTGGCCCACGACATCGACCCCAATTTTGCCAAGCGGCAGGCTCGCATAGAGGCAAGTATGCGTGCGGAAAACAGCTTCGCGAAAGTGGCCGAGGAGTTGATTGCCAAGCGAGAAAAGGAAGGCGTGTCGCCACGCACGCTGGAAAAATATCATTGGCTGCTAAAGCTGCTGGGAAGCGAGTTTGGACGCAGGCCGGTTGCCGAGATCAGTCCCGCCGAACTGCTGCATGAAATCAAGCACCACGAACGACGGGGGCGGTATGAAACTGCTAAGCGGCTTCGTTCTTTTGCCAGTAGGGTGTTCCGGTACGCCGCTGCCACGGCACGGGCAGAGCGAGACCCTGCGCAATTGCTTTTGGGCGCGCTCATCCAGCCAAGGGTCAAGCACTTTGCGGCGATCACCGACCCCGTCGGGTTTGGTGGGTTGCTCCGGTCTATTGAGGACTACGAGGGCGATCCGGCAGTCATGCACGCGCTCAAACTGACGCCCCATCTGTTTCAGCGGCCCGGCGAGTTGCGGCAGATGGAATGGGCCGAGATCAACTTTGAGAAAGCAATCTGGACGCTGCCGCCCGAGAAAATGAAAATGCGGCAGCCCCACGCGGTGCCCTTGTCGCGGCAGGCATTGGAGATTCTGGCGAGTATGCGTGGGCTGACCGGGAAAGGGAACTATGTGTTCCCATCGGTTCGGACGCGAGCGCGTCCGATTTCTGAGAATACCATCACCGGCGCTTTGCGCCGCATGGGCTACACCAAAGAGCAGATGACCACGCACGGCTTCCGCACATCGGCTTCCTCGCTGCTGAACGAATCTGGCAAATGGAATCCCGACGCTATCGAGCGGGCGCTCGCGCATATGGTGTCCGGCGAGATACGCCGCATATACAATCAGTCGGCCTATTGGGCTGAACGTGTTGAAATGGCGCAGTGGTGGAGCGACTATCTGGATGAATTGCGCGAAGGAGGAAACAGATGA
- a CDS encoding IS3 family transposase (programmed frameshift) — MPSKKHKPEEIIGKLREVEIVLAQGGTTAEACRRIAVTEQTYYRWRKEYGGLKTDQARRMKDLEKENLRLRRAISDLTLDKLILQEAAPGKLLSPARRRRCIDQLRRELPVSERRICRVLGQHRSTHRKVPRGADDEVRLTEDIIALAKQYGRYGYRRVTALLRDAGWTVNRKRVERIWRKEGLKVPQRQPKRGRLWLNDGSCIRLRPEYPGHVWAYDFVEGRTHDGRKFRILTIIDEASRECLALIVARQLKHEDVLAALADLFIARGPPAHIRSDNGAEFIATAVQTWLAQIGVKTLYIAPGSPWENGYNESFNGSLRDELLNGEIFYSLAEAKVLIEAWRRHYNTVRPHSSLGYRPPAPESATPPLPPSGSASLHLPSAMAAEATMH, encoded by the exons ATGCCGAGCAAGAAGCACAAGCCGGAAGAGATCATCGGCAAGCTGCGTGAAGTTGAGATCGTGCTGGCGCAGGGTGGAACGACGGCCGAAGCCTGCCGGCGCATCGCGGTCACCGAGCAAACCTACTACCGCTGGCGCAAGGAATATGGCGGTCTGAAGACCGACCAGGCGCGGCGGATGAAGGATCTGGAGAAGGAGAATCTGCGGCTTCGCCGGGCGATCTCGGACCTGACGCTGGACAAGCTGATCCTTCAGGAGGCCGCTC CGGGGAAACTTCTGAGCCCCGCGCGGCGGCGACGCTGTATCGATCAGTTGCGGCGGGAGTTGCCAGTGTCCGAGCGGCGTATATGCCGGGTGCTCGGGCAACATCGGTCGACGCATCGCAAGGTGCCGCGCGGGGCGGATGATGAGGTGCGGCTCACCGAGGACATTATCGCACTGGCCAAGCAATACGGCCGCTACGGCTATCGCCGGGTGACCGCATTGCTGCGCGATGCCGGCTGGACGGTGAACCGCAAACGCGTTGAGCGGATTTGGCGCAAGGAGGGGTTGAAGGTGCCACAGCGCCAGCCAAAGCGGGGCCGGTTATGGCTGAACGACGGCTCGTGTATCCGGCTCAGGCCGGAATATCCAGGGCATGTCTGGGCCTACGACTTCGTCGAGGGCCGTACGCATGACGGGCGCAAGTTCCGGATCCTCACCATTATCGACGAGGCCAGCCGGGAGTGCCTCGCGCTTATCGTGGCACGCCAGCTCAAGCATGAAGATGTGCTGGCGGCTCTCGCTGACCTGTTCATCGCGCGGGGACCACCGGCTCATATCCGGTCGGACAATGGCGCCGAGTTTATCGCCACTGCCGTGCAGACATGGCTCGCCCAGATCGGCGTGAAGACCTTGTATATCGCGCCCGGTTCACCGTGGGAGAATGGTTATAACGAAAGCTTCAATGGGTCGCTCCGCGACGAACTGCTCAACGGCGAGATCTTCTACAGCCTCGCCGAGGCCAAGGTGCTGATCGAGGCCTGGCGGCGGCATTACAACACCGTTCGCCCGCACAGCAGCCTCGGCTATCGGCCGCCGGCCCCGGAAAGTGCGACACCGCCATTGCCGCCGTCCGGTTCCGCTTCGCTCCACCTACCGTCAGCAATGGCGGCGGAAGCAACAATGCACTAA